A section of the Thermotoga caldifontis AZM44c09 genome encodes:
- a CDS encoding FAD-dependent oxidoreductase: protein MSGEVRLTAFDVVVIGGGISGVCAAVAAARQGATVLLIEKSMNLGGVLTDSLVGPMMTFHSPQRQVSKGILQEIVDRLITIRGSCGHVKDPTGFVETITPFVHEKLKAVLFDIVNESGVTYFLGAPVANVVVEDGFVRSVTVPYGVKQYSFEGKVFVDATGDGSLSIKSGAAYWVGDELTKECQPMSLILRVSGVDKQEIIAYIKEHPEDFQLRDEPSKIDFSYLAVSGFYTRAKLFHKYNLSFKRDRILFFQVPFQEDEFLINTNRYPGYASNPEELTRAQALALSEIWRFMEFLRREVPGFRNAELVQTGSIGVRETNHVAADYTLRLEDITSAKKFEKPIAIGAYPIDVHQSTCGGLKIIKIPYPGEYEIPLETLLPKQLKNVVLAGRNASASHLAYAATRVSAVAGAIGMAAGICAALATKVDGDIRKVDYLRLRKRIIEMGGVL from the coding sequence TTGTCTGGTGAAGTTAGATTAACTGCCTTTGATGTAGTTGTGATCGGTGGTGGTATTTCTGGCGTGTGTGCTGCCGTGGCTGCAGCACGTCAAGGAGCAACTGTTTTGCTTATTGAAAAGAGTATGAATCTTGGCGGGGTATTAACTGATTCTTTGGTCGGACCAATGATGACTTTTCACTCACCGCAAAGACAAGTTTCTAAGGGTATTCTCCAGGAGATCGTGGATAGGCTGATCACTATTCGGGGTTCTTGTGGGCACGTTAAAGATCCAACAGGTTTTGTCGAAACCATAACACCCTTTGTTCATGAAAAACTAAAAGCAGTACTGTTTGATATCGTGAATGAATCTGGTGTCACCTATTTTCTGGGGGCACCGGTTGCTAATGTTGTTGTTGAGGATGGGTTTGTTCGCAGTGTAACTGTCCCTTACGGAGTAAAACAATATAGCTTTGAAGGAAAAGTATTTGTTGACGCAACAGGCGACGGTTCCCTCTCAATAAAATCGGGTGCTGCGTACTGGGTAGGTGACGAATTAACGAAGGAATGCCAGCCTATGAGTTTGATTTTAAGGGTATCTGGAGTTGATAAGCAGGAAATAATAGCATACATAAAAGAACATCCAGAAGATTTTCAATTGCGTGATGAACCGTCGAAAATTGATTTCTCATATCTTGCTGTTTCTGGATTTTACACAAGGGCGAAATTGTTTCACAAATACAACCTTTCTTTCAAGAGAGACAGAATACTCTTTTTCCAGGTACCATTTCAGGAAGATGAGTTCCTCATAAACACAAACCGTTATCCTGGTTATGCATCAAACCCAGAAGAGCTAACTAGAGCACAAGCACTTGCTCTGTCGGAGATTTGGCGTTTTATGGAGTTCCTGAGGAGAGAAGTGCCAGGATTCAGAAATGCTGAGCTAGTTCAAACAGGAAGTATAGGAGTCAGGGAGACCAATCACGTTGCTGCTGACTATACTCTGCGCCTTGAAGATATCACATCAGCTAAGAAGTTCGAGAAACCAATAGCAATTGGTGCATATCCGATAGATGTTCATCAAAGTACATGTGGTGGACTTAAAATCATAAAAATACCATATCCCGGTGAGTACGAAATTCCATTGGAGACACTCTTACCAAAACAACTGAAAAATGTTGTATTGGCAGGTAGGAACGCTAGCGCAAGTCATCTAGCTTATGCGGCAACCCGTGTCAGCGCTGTAGCCGGAGCCATTGGGATGGCTGCGGGTATTTGTGCTGCACTAGCTACTAAGGTGGATGGTGATATCAGAAAAGTTGATTATTTACGCCTCCGCAAGAGGATAATTGAAATGGGGGGAGTGTTATGA
- a CDS encoding NAD(P)/FAD-dependent oxidoreductase has protein sequence MKNIEQYLSKKFSTPIHCEEKNDALFLYGKVDSWDKVVSIGKEATKFGFRGVVNKIECEGVRIAGPKVPSVRDQSLHGTRVDVLIIGAGVVGCAIARELSRWKLNILVVDKESDVACHQSSHNAGMMHPPIAPHPKSKKAYYNRKGLDLIEQLSRELDFPYKKNGLAMLFPSVAYALLLPFIKFREHKNQVRETQFMSASKLLRIEPHLKRHFAWAYVVWEAGVVDPFQMTLAFAENAVQNGARFSFNTFVESFVIEDERIGAVVTNRGTILPRLVVNAAGVWADHVAALANDEFFTIHPRKGEMAIIDKKKSHLCRMTISKISLRNIGSVTKGGGLIPTVHGNLLLGPTAIEVPQREDYSTSLEALEELFKKHAAIEGLSKNDVINYFAGTRAATYEEDFIVEPSKRIKNLVHAAGIQSPGLTSAPAIAIDVASMCIEKLKTEMKIVPNERFCPVRRKEPDFKKLSLQEKQKIIEKNPAYGIVICRCETVTKGEVLQALNGEIPPTTLDGIKWRTRCGMGRCQGGFCTPFLVEILQQFTDPLSITKKGPGSELFVTRTRPGGIEHDL, from the coding sequence GTGAAAAACATCGAGCAGTACCTTTCAAAGAAGTTTTCCACACCCATCCACTGTGAAGAGAAGAACGACGCCCTCTTTCTCTACGGCAAGGTGGACAGCTGGGACAAGGTCGTGAGCATAGGCAAGGAAGCCACGAAGTTCGGCTTCAGGGGCGTTGTGAACAAGATCGAGTGTGAGGGCGTGAGGATCGCCGGCCCGAAGGTTCCCAGCGTTCGTGATCAAAGCCTTCACGGAACAAGGGTGGACGTGCTGATCATCGGTGCGGGTGTGGTGGGCTGTGCGATCGCACGGGAGCTCAGCAGATGGAAACTCAACATCCTCGTCGTGGACAAAGAATCAGACGTCGCGTGCCACCAAAGTTCCCACAACGCTGGCATGATGCACCCACCCATCGCACCGCACCCAAAAAGCAAGAAGGCCTACTACAACAGGAAGGGACTGGATCTGATCGAACAGCTCTCGCGCGAACTCGATTTTCCATACAAGAAGAACGGTCTGGCGATGCTCTTTCCCAGCGTCGCATACGCTCTTTTGTTACCTTTCATCAAGTTCAGAGAACACAAGAACCAAGTCAGAGAAACGCAGTTCATGAGCGCATCGAAGCTTTTGAGGATAGAACCGCACCTGAAGAGACACTTCGCCTGGGCCTACGTGGTGTGGGAAGCTGGAGTGGTGGATCCCTTCCAGATGACGCTCGCCTTCGCCGAGAACGCTGTTCAAAACGGTGCGAGGTTTTCCTTCAACACCTTCGTCGAATCGTTCGTGATCGAAGACGAAAGGATAGGAGCCGTCGTGACGAACAGAGGTACGATCCTTCCAAGACTCGTGGTGAACGCGGCGGGCGTCTGGGCAGATCACGTGGCGGCGCTCGCGAACGACGAGTTCTTCACCATCCACCCGCGCAAGGGTGAGATGGCGATAATAGACAAAAAGAAATCCCATCTGTGCCGCATGACGATCTCCAAAATCTCGCTCAGAAACATCGGTTCTGTCACCAAAGGTGGTGGACTCATTCCCACCGTGCACGGAAATCTACTGCTTGGCCCCACCGCGATCGAAGTTCCACAGAGGGAAGATTACAGCACAAGCCTCGAAGCTCTGGAAGAACTGTTCAAAAAACACGCCGCAATAGAGGGACTCTCCAAGAACGATGTCATCAATTACTTCGCTGGAACGAGGGCGGCAACGTACGAGGAAGACTTCATCGTGGAACCCTCAAAGAGGATCAAGAACTTGGTGCATGCTGCGGGTATCCAGTCTCCAGGTTTAACCAGCGCCCCCGCCATCGCTATAGACGTAGCCAGCATGTGCATCGAGAAATTGAAGACAGAAATGAAGATCGTACCCAACGAAAGATTCTGTCCTGTCAGAAGGAAGGAGCCAGACTTCAAAAAACTTTCTCTACAAGAAAAGCAGAAGATCATAGAGAAAAATCCTGCTTACGGCATCGTGATCTGCAGGTGCGAAACTGTGACCAAAGGCGAAGTGCTGCAGGCGCTGAACGGTGAGATACCCCCCACCACGTTGGATGGCATAAAGTGGCGCACACGTTGCGGCATGGGCAGATGCCAAGGTGGCTTCTGCACACCCTTCTTAGTCGAGATACTCCAGCAGTTCACAGACCCACTTTCGATCACCAAGAAAGGCCCAGGATCAGAACTGTTCGTGACCAGGACCAGGCCGGGAGGTATCGAGCATGATCTATGA
- a CDS encoding FAD-dependent oxidoreductase, producing the protein MIYDVAVIGGGPAGLAAAISANKNKSTVVLIEREPELGGILKQCIHDGFGILHFRKRLTGPEYAEIFVEELLKTNVEILLSTFLLEVRRKEKFFELLVQNARGIFTIESKSIVLATGCRERTSRQVFIHGDRPAGIMTAGTAQKFVNLMGLLPFKRCVVLGSGDVGLIMARRLTLEGAKVLGVYEIKSEVSGLLRNVSQCLNDFNIPLFLSHTVSRVFGNGRVEKVEVVKVDEKFSFVPGTEKQIACDGLLLAVGLIPENEIAEKLSLELDPRTGGPIVDQHTMGTVEGVFSCGNSLHVHDLVDYVTWTGFEAGRCASEYAKGNLKVRKRMQIELDPSLSYCVPQLLSLPHSGKVRIYFRVKSKVSNAELYVLQSGRILASKKFKTLRPQQIEFIDVAAQLDEAPLKLSIESALTLEEQPFKSLVCIVCPKGCEIEVYGDPSNPLFKGHGCERGLEFAKQDLVNPKRVLCSTVLTKDPLKPLLPVRTDREIPLESFEKVMERIKQLTLDKPVHRGEIIVENIENTNANLIATSSSYNLVGGRVNVDRAKY; encoded by the coding sequence ATGATCTATGACGTTGCGGTGATAGGGGGTGGACCGGCTGGACTCGCCGCCGCGATCTCGGCGAACAAGAACAAATCAACCGTGGTGCTCATCGAGAGGGAACCGGAACTTGGAGGCATACTCAAACAGTGCATCCACGACGGTTTTGGAATCCTGCACTTCAGAAAAAGGCTCACCGGCCCGGAGTACGCGGAAATCTTCGTCGAAGAACTGTTGAAGACCAACGTGGAAATTCTGTTGAGCACCTTCCTACTCGAAGTTCGGCGCAAGGAGAAATTCTTCGAACTTCTCGTTCAAAACGCGCGGGGTATCTTCACGATCGAATCGAAATCCATCGTGCTCGCGACAGGTTGCAGAGAAAGAACTTCCAGACAAGTCTTCATCCACGGAGACAGACCCGCTGGCATCATGACGGCGGGCACCGCACAGAAGTTCGTGAACCTTATGGGACTTCTACCGTTCAAACGCTGCGTCGTTTTGGGCAGCGGGGATGTCGGTCTGATCATGGCGCGAAGATTGACCTTGGAAGGAGCGAAGGTGCTCGGAGTTTACGAGATCAAGTCTGAAGTTTCTGGCCTTCTGAGGAACGTCTCTCAGTGTTTGAACGATTTCAACATTCCCCTCTTTCTCTCCCACACCGTGAGCAGAGTCTTTGGAAACGGGCGGGTTGAGAAGGTCGAAGTGGTGAAAGTCGACGAGAAGTTCTCGTTCGTTCCCGGCACCGAGAAACAGATCGCCTGCGACGGACTGCTCCTCGCCGTGGGTTTGATCCCAGAAAACGAGATTGCGGAGAAACTTTCTCTCGAACTCGATCCGAGAACCGGTGGACCCATCGTGGACCAGCACACGATGGGAACCGTGGAGGGTGTGTTCAGCTGCGGCAACTCTCTGCACGTGCACGATCTCGTCGATTACGTCACATGGACGGGTTTCGAGGCGGGAAGATGCGCCAGCGAGTACGCCAAGGGCAATCTGAAGGTTCGAAAGAGAATGCAGATCGAACTCGATCCCTCACTCAGCTACTGCGTGCCGCAACTGCTCAGTCTTCCTCACTCGGGAAAGGTCCGCATCTATTTCAGAGTGAAAAGCAAAGTTTCCAACGCCGAGCTGTACGTTCTTCAATCTGGACGCATCCTCGCTTCGAAGAAGTTCAAAACCTTACGACCCCAGCAGATAGAATTCATCGACGTTGCCGCTCAACTCGACGAAGCACCGCTCAAGCTTTCGATCGAGAGCGCCCTCACTTTGGAAGAACAACCTTTCAAGAGCTTGGTGTGCATCGTGTGCCCGAAAGGCTGTGAGATCGAAGTTTACGGCGATCCTTCCAATCCACTTTTCAAAGGTCACGGTTGCGAAAGGGGACTCGAGTTTGCAAAGCAAGACCTTGTCAATCCAAAGAGAGTTCTCTGCTCGACCGTCCTGACAAAAGATCCTCTCAAACCTCTTCTGCCGGTTCGCACAGACAGAGAAATTCCGCTCGAATCTTTCGAAAAGGTGATGGAAAGAATAAAACAGCTCACGCTGGACAAACCTGTACACCGTGGGGAGATCATCGTGGAGAACATCGAAAACACGAACGCCAATCTCATAGCCACCTCAAGCTCGTACAATCTTGTTGGGGGGAGAGTGAATGTCGATCGTGCTAAGTATTGA
- a CDS encoding FGGY-family carbohydrate kinase: MSIVLSIDCGTQSLKALAFDENGNLIDMCKVEYPQAYVSPRPGWAEQDLSVYESSLAKACRILLEKGKIKVKDVLAISVTSQRDTCVFLDKNGKSLRPAILWLDQRMAEYDLKLPLHFKIGFKLVGMEKAAIVSAKKCKANWVRQNEPEIWKNTHKFLLLSGWFNYLLSGKFVDSVASQIGHIPFNYKKQTWADPKSDFHFYLFPIEKDKLPELVAPGTIIGGLTNTAAELTGLRQGTPVVASGSDKGCETLAAGCVDESMACASLGTTLTLQITSSKYLEPIKFMPSYPAVIPGKFNPEVEIFRGFWMVTWFKEQFAAPECQIAKERNVSAEEVLEELLLQTQPGSFGLVLQPYWGAGLKQPEARGAIVGFGDVHNRAYLYRAIIEGLAYALKDAAQKIERVSKVPIKAVVATGGGSRSKLVCQILSDVMNKKVLRTHVYEAAGLGAAIVCFHALGFYKDFEQATKKMVRYTHECVPDPERSSLYQKLYESVYKKLYPRLRPLYRAMQRITNYPEM, translated from the coding sequence ATGTCGATCGTGCTAAGTATTGACTGCGGTACGCAGAGTTTGAAAGCGCTGGCGTTCGACGAAAACGGAAACCTCATCGACATGTGCAAGGTGGAATATCCTCAAGCTTACGTCTCACCCAGGCCTGGCTGGGCGGAACAGGATCTCAGCGTCTACGAATCTTCACTCGCGAAAGCCTGCAGGATCCTGCTGGAGAAAGGCAAGATCAAAGTCAAAGACGTTCTCGCCATCAGTGTGACGAGCCAGCGCGATACGTGCGTTTTTCTTGATAAAAACGGAAAATCCCTCAGACCTGCCATCCTGTGGCTCGATCAGAGAATGGCCGAATATGATCTCAAGCTTCCTCTGCACTTCAAAATCGGTTTCAAACTCGTCGGAATGGAAAAAGCGGCGATCGTATCTGCCAAAAAGTGCAAGGCGAACTGGGTCAGACAGAACGAGCCGGAGATCTGGAAAAACACCCACAAGTTTTTGCTCCTTTCGGGCTGGTTCAATTACTTACTTTCTGGAAAGTTCGTCGATTCCGTCGCAAGCCAGATAGGCCACATCCCGTTCAACTACAAAAAACAAACCTGGGCAGATCCCAAATCAGACTTTCATTTTTACCTTTTTCCCATCGAGAAAGACAAATTGCCAGAGCTCGTGGCACCGGGCACGATCATCGGCGGTTTAACAAACACGGCAGCGGAGCTCACTGGCCTGAGGCAAGGAACGCCCGTGGTCGCGTCCGGTTCAGACAAAGGTTGCGAAACTCTCGCGGCTGGCTGCGTCGATGAATCGATGGCGTGCGCCAGCCTGGGCACGACGCTCACGCTCCAGATAACCAGCAGCAAATACCTCGAACCAATCAAGTTCATGCCGTCTTACCCTGCCGTGATCCCCGGCAAGTTCAATCCCGAGGTTGAAATATTCAGAGGCTTTTGGATGGTGACATGGTTCAAAGAACAGTTCGCCGCACCGGAATGCCAGATCGCAAAGGAAAGGAACGTGTCTGCAGAAGAAGTGCTCGAAGAGCTCCTCTTGCAGACTCAGCCTGGCAGTTTCGGGCTGGTGCTTCAACCGTACTGGGGTGCGGGATTGAAACAACCTGAAGCACGCGGGGCAATCGTCGGATTCGGAGATGTGCACAACAGAGCTTATCTGTACAGAGCGATCATCGAAGGGCTCGCGTATGCACTGAAGGATGCCGCACAAAAGATCGAAAGAGTTTCGAAAGTACCCATCAAAGCCGTGGTCGCCACGGGCGGTGGTTCGAGGTCGAAGTTGGTCTGTCAGATCCTGAGCGATGTCATGAACAAAAAAGTGCTCCGAACGCACGTGTACGAAGCCGCGGGTCTGGGCGCCGCAATCGTCTGTTTCCACGCGCTCGGTTTTTACAAAGACTTCGAGCAGGCAACAAAGAAGATGGTCAGATACACTCACGAATGCGTTCCGGACCCTGAGAGATCTTCACTCTATCAAAAACTCTACGAGAGCGTGTACAAAAAGCTCTATCCCCGCCTCAGACCACTCTACAGAGCCATGCAGAGAATAACGAACTATCCAGAGATGTGA
- a CDS encoding FAD-binding oxidoreductase yields the protein MSCPKWIEEVAPERSYRSIFRWGDPKYFKHPNERLCKLMREALQLSDEDFASPKNTGFETVDVELPIRLEPKHVEAFQKIVGPENVALDSYSRIKASYGKTQYDVLRLRHKIIENVPDLVIYPRNKQDVVEIVKYCNANRIAIYPRGGGSGVTRGTECVRGGVSLDLTKHMNRILKLNETNCTVTVEPGIYGPALEEKLNRAPEYFGAKHRYTCGHLPQSFEYSTVGGWVVTRGAGQNSTYYGKIEDLVVCQEYVTPVGEIKTKEYPRAAIGPSIDQIMIGSEGAFGVLVSVTLKIFRYMPQNDQRFSFVFKDFHSAIEACREIMQSNFGFPAIMRLSDPEETHIAFKLYGVEGTVIDKFVTSMGYRPMERCLLLGVAQGEKNFAKNVKSNIKKIAKSYGAIYTTGYVAKAWEKGRFTDPYLRDDLNDFGILIDTLECAVAWDQVEHVWRTVREVCKSRPRTIVMSHCSHFYPQGTNLYFIFIGKFESVQEFVDYQAKIIDKIVESGASLSHHHGVGKLFAPWLEKCIGKNQLEVFKALKRHFDPNNIMNPGGTLALDLEETHMVK from the coding sequence GTGAGCTGTCCAAAGTGGATAGAGGAAGTCGCACCCGAAAGGAGCTACAGATCGATCTTCAGATGGGGCGATCCGAAGTACTTCAAACACCCGAACGAGAGGCTGTGCAAGCTCATGAGAGAAGCCTTACAACTTTCAGACGAAGACTTCGCCTCACCCAAAAATACAGGTTTCGAAACCGTCGATGTGGAGTTGCCCATCAGGCTCGAACCGAAGCACGTAGAAGCCTTCCAGAAGATCGTCGGGCCGGAGAACGTCGCGCTGGACAGTTACAGCAGGATCAAAGCGAGCTACGGAAAGACTCAGTACGACGTGCTCAGACTCAGACACAAGATCATCGAAAACGTTCCGGATCTTGTGATCTACCCGCGGAACAAACAGGACGTTGTGGAGATCGTTAAGTACTGCAACGCCAACAGAATAGCGATCTACCCACGCGGTGGAGGTTCCGGCGTGACGAGGGGAACAGAGTGCGTCAGAGGCGGCGTGAGCCTGGATTTGACAAAACACATGAACAGGATACTGAAGCTCAACGAAACCAACTGCACCGTCACCGTCGAGCCTGGCATCTACGGCCCTGCGCTCGAAGAAAAGCTGAACAGGGCACCGGAGTACTTTGGAGCCAAACATCGCTACACGTGCGGCCACCTGCCACAGTCCTTCGAATACTCCACCGTTGGTGGCTGGGTCGTGACGCGCGGGGCTGGTCAAAACTCCACCTATTACGGCAAGATAGAGGATCTGGTGGTCTGCCAGGAATACGTCACACCCGTCGGGGAGATAAAGACAAAAGAGTATCCGCGCGCGGCGATCGGACCTTCCATCGACCAGATCATGATAGGCAGTGAGGGAGCTTTCGGAGTTCTCGTGTCCGTCACGCTGAAGATCTTCAGATACATGCCTCAGAACGATCAGAGGTTCAGCTTCGTCTTCAAAGACTTCCACAGCGCCATCGAAGCGTGCAGAGAGATCATGCAGTCGAACTTTGGTTTTCCTGCGATCATGAGGCTCTCAGATCCGGAAGAGACGCACATCGCGTTCAAACTCTACGGAGTCGAAGGTACCGTCATAGACAAGTTCGTGACCTCGATGGGCTACAGACCCATGGAAAGATGTCTCCTGCTCGGCGTGGCACAGGGCGAAAAGAATTTTGCGAAGAACGTCAAGAGCAACATAAAGAAGATCGCGAAATCTTACGGTGCGATCTACACCACAGGCTACGTCGCGAAGGCGTGGGAGAAGGGCAGGTTCACCGATCCGTACCTGAGGGACGATCTGAACGATTTCGGCATACTGATCGACACGCTCGAATGCGCCGTGGCGTGGGACCAGGTCGAACACGTCTGGCGAACGGTCAGGGAGGTGTGCAAATCCAGACCGAGAACGATCGTGATGAGCCACTGCTCCCATTTCTATCCGCAGGGCACGAATCTGTACTTCATCTTCATAGGCAAGTTCGAAAGTGTTCAGGAGTTCGTCGATTACCAGGCAAAGATCATAGACAAGATCGTCGAAAGCGGCGCATCGCTGAGCCACCACCACGGCGTTGGGAAACTCTTCGCACCCTGGCTCGAAAAGTGCATAGGTAAAAACCAGCTCGAAGTGTTTAAAGCTCTGAAACGCCACTTCGATCCGAACAACATCATGAACCCCGGTGGCACGCTCGCGCTGGATCTGGAAGAAACCCACATGGTAAAATGA
- a CDS encoding GntR family transcriptional regulator yields the protein MLDKSSAVPLYAQLAEKLKEKILKGEWKDNEKIPPEFELMELYGVSRATVRAAIDTLVAEGFLVKRHGVGTFVRKFRPTFSFEPLISLSYALETFGFVSKNILLKKGYVKLDEKLSRAARWKNVQECFLVKRLRYVDEVPIVVEESYFHPEVSKSFENEDLTKSLAKLFFNSLKDAKISRIEQVIEPCTRQEAEHVQDLIDAEEFLKMSRWIYVEGRDEPVYYLLLFMRADLDRVRG from the coding sequence TTGCTCGACAAGAGCAGTGCGGTGCCACTCTACGCACAGCTTGCAGAAAAGTTGAAGGAAAAAATACTGAAGGGCGAGTGGAAGGACAACGAAAAGATCCCACCCGAGTTCGAGCTCATGGAGCTCTACGGCGTGAGCAGGGCGACCGTCAGGGCCGCCATAGACACCTTGGTCGCCGAAGGTTTCCTGGTGAAACGCCACGGCGTTGGAACGTTCGTGAGAAAGTTCAGACCCACGTTCAGCTTCGAACCGCTGATAAGCCTCTCCTACGCGCTCGAAACCTTCGGCTTCGTGAGCAAGAACATTCTGCTAAAAAAAGGATACGTGAAACTCGATGAGAAGCTGTCTCGAGCGGCGAGATGGAAAAACGTTCAGGAATGCTTCTTGGTCAAGCGGCTGAGGTACGTCGACGAAGTCCCCATCGTGGTGGAAGAATCTTACTTTCATCCTGAGGTTTCAAAATCGTTCGAAAACGAAGATCTCACAAAATCCCTCGCCAAACTGTTCTTCAACAGTCTGAAAGACGCAAAGATCTCCCGAATCGAGCAGGTCATAGAACCATGCACCCGGCAGGAAGCGGAACACGTGCAGGATCTGATCGACGCCGAAGAATTTTTGAAGATGTCCCGCTGGATCTACGTTGAAGGCCGCGACGAACCGGTTTATTATCTACTCCTCTTCATGCGCGCCGACCTTGACAGAGTGAGAGGCTGA
- a CDS encoding reverse transcriptase family protein — translation MNAEAVALEIQEPLKKLTYLEKIRNRLYVEYYISKRSGGKREICVYLCDSKEAQARLKNKLRTLKKNDAELEKLVRAAQELKTVHRKLKELLDRIPLPDCVFGFRKNESIVTCARKHVGKKYVISLDIKDFFPSVTSDMVLRQLKREGFEDTGAWLIARLVAFKGVLPQGAITSPAASNVAFKPYDEKLQKYFEERGFVYTRYADDVTVSTDQEVTDEMIQQIVEETSQIIAPFKWNAKKIKIYGPNEPHYVLGLIVNAKPNVPKQKRRLIRAMVHNFVRKHALPQGEDPIRYKRKLMGKLAYCLFVNPHIESLLELYEELRKFDPNRVSEWKSLYVSEEEGE, via the coding sequence ATGAATGCGGAAGCTGTGGCGTTGGAAATTCAAGAGCCGTTGAAGAAATTGACCTACCTTGAGAAGATCCGCAACCGGTTGTATGTGGAGTACTACATTTCCAAGCGCAGTGGCGGTAAAAGAGAGATCTGCGTCTATCTGTGCGACTCCAAGGAAGCCCAAGCAAGGCTCAAAAATAAGCTTCGAACGTTGAAAAAGAACGATGCAGAGCTAGAAAAACTGGTCCGAGCAGCACAGGAATTGAAGACGGTGCACAGGAAGCTGAAAGAGCTGCTTGATCGAATTCCGTTGCCGGATTGCGTCTTTGGATTTAGAAAGAACGAAAGCATCGTGACCTGCGCGCGAAAGCATGTTGGCAAAAAGTATGTGATCTCTCTGGACATCAAGGACTTCTTCCCGTCTGTGACTTCGGATATGGTGCTTAGGCAACTGAAGAGAGAAGGCTTTGAAGACACCGGTGCATGGCTCATAGCAAGGCTTGTGGCGTTCAAGGGTGTGCTGCCGCAAGGTGCAATAACCAGCCCTGCGGCTTCGAATGTGGCATTCAAACCGTATGATGAGAAGCTTCAAAAGTACTTTGAAGAACGCGGGTTCGTGTACACAAGATACGCAGACGATGTCACTGTGAGCACGGATCAGGAAGTCACAGACGAAATGATTCAGCAGATCGTCGAAGAAACCAGCCAGATCATCGCGCCGTTCAAATGGAACGCGAAGAAGATCAAGATTTATGGCCCGAACGAGCCGCACTATGTGCTGGGCTTAATTGTCAATGCCAAGCCGAACGTACCGAAACAGAAACGAAGGCTCATAAGGGCGATGGTGCACAACTTTGTTCGAAAGCATGCACTTCCGCAGGGAGAAGATCCGATTCGGTACAAAAGAAAGCTGATGGGCAAACTCGCGTACTGCTTGTTCGTGAATCCACACATTGAAAGCCTATTGGAATTGTATGAGGAGCTTAGAAAATTCGACCCAAACAGAGTGAGCGAGTGGAAGTCTTTGTACGTCAGTGAGGAAGAAGGAGAATGA
- the cas2 gene encoding CRISPR-associated endonuclease Cas2 has protein sequence MNDHREAYIVTYDVSQDKLRNKVEKIMKEYGVRVQYSCFYCPIEKKILLQILMRLEKIIDKKTDSVIAVPLEKDWEKYVIGTLRNDPNFEIKRVV, from the coding sequence ATGAACGATCACAGAGAGGCCTACATAGTTACGTACGACGTCTCACAGGACAAGCTACGAAACAAGGTTGAGAAGATCATGAAAGAGTACGGAGTGCGCGTGCAGTACAGTTGCTTCTACTGCCCTATTGAAAAGAAAATACTGCTGCAGATTTTGATGAGATTAGAAAAGATCATAGACAAAAAGACAGATTCTGTGATCGCCGTTCCACTCGAAAAGGATTGGGAAAAGTACGTGATAGGCACGCTGAGAAACGATCCAAATTTTGAGATTAAAAGGGTCGTCTGA